The following proteins come from a genomic window of Lolium rigidum isolate FL_2022 chromosome 5, APGP_CSIRO_Lrig_0.1, whole genome shotgun sequence:
- the LOC124657800 gene encoding TATA box-binding protein-associated factor RNA polymerase I subunit B-like gives MDDDGGASPDHYGGGGGSTTFVCEMCGDTGVFSPDDDEDDGYFTCRECNFVNTSTQALVSDPGDIQRNRPSIRVPNKSTKTPKSLNADNTQRAPAARAFDEPDEPRDFVPGAADAWGGKLEELGTRIRQRYVEGLQVILQQQLQALVERHRAGALICGVAGTIWVRWVAASKVFGEMWARKLIVEDEAARGLKRRSSSQQKPPEVMCEWADEALIRKDRRRVEFIFLRSLRMMLPVYSTLSVCFLACHVAREAILPTDIYRWAMEGKLPYVAAFTQVDKLLGTPVKHCPLSARQLFRPVRVIGAWQLEATAGSIARRIGLRLPSVNFYAIAQRYLSELSLPIGRILPQACRIYEWAMPADLWLSSNPARLPTRVCVMAILILALRVQYNINGQGIWEVSIPDRVTEISASNDTNLPPPMKSDGSTSEEFGTRELLCTLADAYDKIDVAHDYSKDLHSYLKYCKDVVFPGIACSDKEKHVIEDFQEMYKGQEDKNPKVRMEETRSTNGVKKRGRDGTSVSARCLPTSSSGIRSINSEMEDHGFCYMPPRKRPRSDGYLHYRRKTTAGSLACIGHADYYMLIRSFAKLAEVDVRIMHDSVLKLERRLAWIEERIGVSLDALHNPAS, from the exons atggacgacgacggcggcgcgtcCCCGGATCActacggcggcggaggaggaagcacaACCTTCGTCTGCGAGATGTGCGGAGACACGGGAGTATTCAGCCCCGATGACGACGAAGATGACGGCTACTTCACATGCCGCGAGTGCAATTTTGTCAACACCTCCACCCAGGCGCTCGTCTCCGACCCCGGCGATATCCAACGCAACCGGCCCTCCATCCGAGTTCCCAACAAATCCACCAAAACTCCCAAATCCCTGAACGCTGACAACACCCAGCGCGCCCCTGCTGCGCGTGCCTTCGATGAACCCGACGAGCCGCGCGACTTTGTGCCCGGCGCCGCCGACGCTTGGGGCGGCAAGCTGGAGGAGCTGGGGACTCGGATCCGGCAGCGCTACGTGGAGGGGCTGCAGGTGATCCTGCAGCAGCAGCTGCAGGCGCTGGTCGAGAGGCACCGGGCGGGCGCGCTCATCTGCGGCGTGGCTGGAACCATCTGGGTGCGCTGGGTGGCTGCCTCCAAGGTGTTCGGCGAAATGTGGGCGCGAAAGCTGATCGTCGAGGACGAGGCTGCGCGGGGACTGAAGCGGCGTTCTTCCA GCCAACAGAAACCTCCGGAGGTGATGTGCGAATGGGCGGACGAAGCCCTGATACGAAAAGACAGGCGAAGGGTCGAGTTCATCTTCCTGCGCTCGTTGAGGATGATGCTGCCGGTGTACTCGACATTGTCCGTATGCTTCCTGGCCTGTCATGTTGCCCGGGAAGCAATCCTGCCGACCGACATTTACAGGTGGGCAATGGAGGGTAAGCTTCCTTATGTGGCAGCGTTTACCCAAGTGGACAAACTTCTTGGGACCCCTGTAAAGCACTGCCCTTTGAGTGCGAGACAGCTATTCAGGCCGGTCCGAGTGATTGGAGCATGGCAACTGGAAGCTACAGCTGGGTCCATAGCGCGAAGGATAGGCTTACGGCTTCCTTCGGTTAATTTCTATGCTATTGCTCAGCGCTACTTGAGCGAGTTGTCTCTGCCGATTGGAAGAATCCTCCCTCAGGCTTGCCGTATCTATGAGTGGGCGATGCCTGCAGATCTGTGGCTGTCTAGTAATCCAGCTAGGCTCCCTACACGGGTGTGTGTAATGGCTATACTAATATTGGCTCTGAGAGTTCAGTATAACATCAATGGTCAAGGGATATGGGAGGTGAGTATTCCAGATAGGGTAACT gAGATTTCAGCAAGCAATGATACAAACTTACCACCACCTATGAAGTCTGATGGCAGCACGAGTGAGGAGTTCGGCACAAGAGAATTGCTATGCACTCTTGCAGATGCCTATGATAAAATTGACGTCGCACATG ATTATTCGAAGGACCTTCACTCTTATCTCAAATACTGCAAAGATGTTGTATTTCCTGGGATTGCATGTTCAGATAAAGAGAAGCACGTGATAGAGGACTTCCAGGAAATGTACAAAGGACAAGAG GACAAAAACCCCAAGGTGCGCATGGAGGAAACACGCTCCACAAACGGAGTGAAGAAACGAGGCCGGGATGGAACTTCTGTCAGTGCAAGGTGCTTGCCTACATCATCATCAGGGATACGAAGTATCAATTCAGAAATGGAAGACCATGGATTTTGTTATATGCCGCCAAGGAAGCGTCCAAGATCAGACGGTTATCTTCACTACAGAAGGAAGACAACAGCTGGCAGCCTTGCTTGCATCGGACATGCTGATTATTACATGTTGATACGCTCATTTGCCAAGCTTGCGGAAGTTGATGTCAGGATTATGCATGATAGCGTGCTGAAACTAGAGAGGAGGCTTGCCTGGATAGAAGAACGGATAGGCGTAAGCTTGGATGCCTTACACAATCCAGCTAGCTAA